The genomic interval CTTTTGAGGCACGATATCCTATAAGATGTCGCATATCATGCAAACGCATTTTCTCTGCACCCACAGTTTTTTTAATTTTTTCCCAAATTGTTCGAATATCTTTGCGATGTTCACCTTGCTCACTTGGGAAAATATATCCACTTGTTTGGGGACCTAATTCTTGAAGCGCAATAGCAATATCTTCAGTTAAAGGATAACTAAAACTTTTGTCTGCTTTTGTAATAGTGTCAGGTGTAGCATAAATTTTATTTTCAAAATCAATATACTCCCAACACATTTTTAATGTTTCGCCTCGTCTTCGGCCATTAATTAAAAATGCAAAAATTGCTTTATTTACAGGTGAAAGGTTTTGAATAACATCATAAAGCTTTAAAGCTTTTTCATCCGACAAAGCAAAATAAACTTGATTATCATATTTTTGAATTTCAATATCTTTTGCTGGGTTTTCTTTAATATATTTACGTTTGATTGCATAATTAAAAACCGCGCTAAGAATTTGTTTTGCCGTATGCGCTGTACGAGGTTTATCTACACTTCTAAGAATGTCATTATAAAGAGTTTGAAGATAACCAACTTCAATTTCGTCGATTGATTTATCAAATAATACTACTAAATGTTTATTAACATATGTCTTTCTAACATACTTCCATTTTGAGGAAACAATAGTTTCCTTGTCAACTTCATCAAATAACTCTTTAAAGGTCATTTTTAGCGGTCTGATGGATTTAAAACTTTTTTCTATTTGAACAGTATCTCTTTTAGCTTGTAACTCATCACAAACTCGTTTCATTGTATGTCTAGCATCTGCAATATGTATTTGTTCTAACTTGAGTTTTTTACCCTCATAAAATTTTAAAACTATTGTATACGGTGGTTTGACTTTTTTTTGAAGTTCACTTGTCGTTACAATCGAGCAATCAAATAACGTTTTATCATTTTTAAAATATATTCCTGTATAGTTTTCAATCTTGATTAGTTTATCTTTTAATGACATTAATCTCCATTGGGTGACGGTATAGGTGACGGCTATTATATCATAATGATATAAAATAATATTAATACAAAAGTATTTAAATGCCTATTTTTAGGCGTTAATCGCCACTACAATGGATAGTATTAGTGCCATAAATAAGACTTAGGATCTGGTACCGCAAGGTATGGAAGTTCGAGTCTTCTTATCCGCACCATCCATATTTTAGGGACTTTCAAATAAACTTTTCAACTTCTTTTTACTACTGTTAAAAAACTCAGGGTGCGGCTTAAGAATTTATTTCGATAAAAAATTCTTAATGCAGTCATACTATGATCACTGCATTAAGAGAGAAATCGTTACGATTTAGAATTTATAATTCGCTTTGAACCAAAAATCGTGTCCATCAGCATCTTTTCCCCAATCTTGATACATAATATCTGTCGATAATCCTTTAAGGGCGCCTACAAAGGTATATGTCGTATAAATATCGGTATAGGCATACTCTTTATCATTTGCATTATCCTCAACTCCGGTGTATCTTGCCCCCAATTTGAAATTAATGTTTTTAAATAAATAGTTTGCATCAACAGAATAGGCATCCGTATCTTTGGTAAAGGTGCCTGGTTTATTTTGTAATCCCTTGGCAAACACCGTTTGGGTGCCACCACCAAGACCACCGCCCATTGAATTACCTTTGATATCACCATCTTTGGTAATGGTAGTATACGCAACGTAGGTATTAAAATCACCATACCCTAAACTGGCTTTTGCACCGTACATTTTGCCGTCTTCTTCATTCAACTTTTCAGTTACTTTATACTCATGGTTCAAAGCAAGACCATATCGATATTCACCCAATGTATTGGCATAAGCAGCTTCTAGATAATAAAAATCACCTACGCCTGTAGCTGTATTATTACCATTAATGCCTAACCACTGCGCTGTCAATGTTGTATTGGAAAGCGATTTATTGATAGCAAGGAGTGTATAGGCATAGGAACCAAGAGCGGAATCAAGATTTTGAAAATCCGCAATATTTCCCGCAAAATCTGTTCTATCTTGATATTTTGTAATAACACCTGCAACGATAGTTGTTTGAGGAAGATCGGTATTGGTAAGCATAGCCCCTTCAAAGGATTGCAAAATAATACGTGAAGGGCTACCTGCAACTAAAGGAGTGTTAATAAATTGGCGACCCACTTTAACAGATGTCTTATCAAGTGTATACTCTATATAGGCTTCTGATAATACTGTGCCAGAACCATACATCTCATTTTTAAAATCATCTTTTGCCGTACCCGCAGTGCCAATAGCACCATCAGCAAAAGGCGAACTGCTTGATTGCATCGTCGCACCCAATTTAAAGCCGTAGAAGGCATCCGTATTATAATGAAGCATAATACCTGTTGTGAAAATGTCAGAATTAATTTTTTCGGTTGCGGCAGTACTTAAATTTGGCGAACCTTCTCTGTCAAAATAGTACGCCTTAATCTCTCCATTAATCTTTCCATTTTTAAAAGCATCCGCCAGTGTATCTGCTGCAAATGAGCTAGTGGTTAAACCAGCAACAACGATCGTTACCAAACTAAGTTTAGCTAATTTCATATTATCTCCTTAAAAAACCTTTTAGAAGAACAAGGTAAACATATTAAGATCCTTATTCATCACCGTTGTTAAAATTACCCGCTTAAGATACAAAATGGAATAGCAACACACTAAATATTGCCAAACTAAAACTATACGCTACTTACATCTCAACCGTTTGTAACGAGATTTTTTCAGTCATATCCATTTTTGAATCCTTCCTCTGTGAAATCCAAATTCACGCTTTTCCTATCGTTACCCAAGAATCCCATGACCATAAGATTCTTTTACAAACAGATATAATAATGATTTATTTCTGTTTAGATTTATCGATTCATCTGTATCATTATAAGATTCATTGCCACCTTTTATCAAGACTATTATATATATTTTTATATTCTTTTTAATTTTAATATATTTCAGTATATAGCTACTTTTTTAAGAATAAATAACTTATCTATTAAAACTATTCTCAAAAAATATAAATGTATAAAATTAATTAATTATTTTTAATATTTTTATATTTTTTAGTGTTAAAATGAGTGAAATAGTTAATCTTATTCAATGACGTGATTTTTGTTGTTCTTTGATGCTTCTATTTTGGGCTATGCGAAGTATGTAACATGATTGAAAGTTTGGTATGATTATTCTATCAATCTTATTTTACATGTAAGGTTTGAGGTTCACGTTTTATAAGGGAAGTGATTATGCGCAAAAAACGTTCATCTTTTACAACTGAGTTTAAAACGCTGGTTGTTCTTGAAGCACTTAAAGGGGAACTAACCATTTCACAATTAGCCGCTAAGTATACGATTACATCTAAAAACATTCTCAATTGGAAACAACTCTTTTTAGACAATGCCGCGCTTGCTTTTGAAGCTAATAATTCAACCAAATCTTCCAAAGCCGAACTTGCCAAGCTCAAAAAAGAGAATGAAAAACTTGCCTCCAAATTATCCTCTTTAGCGTCTGAAAGGGATTATGCGATTGAAAAACTCAAAGATTTAGATTTATAATACTTCTTTTCCACGCTCTAAGATTTTCTTGACAAATGCACTAGGTACTGTAAATTTTCGCCCCCAAAAGTTTACTCATTTTTTCAGCAACAAAGGGCAAAACATCTTCACTCTTTTGACGTTCATACAAAAGAGAATGTTCCGCTGTGAAAATCGAATGAAGATCAGTGTAAGCATCAAGCGTGATAGCCTTTTTAAAGCAAACATCCACGCATAAATGGCATGCAACGCAGCGTGAACGTTTACATGTAATCCTCAAATTCTCCTCGCTGGTATCTGTTTCAAGGGCTCCCGTTGGGCAGACATTGGCGCAGATAGTGCATCCGATGCACTGCGTCATATCGATGGTTGGAGATAGAAATAAAGTATCATCGCTGCGAGTCAAAGGTATTTTCCCCGCCAATAGTTGTAAAGACTGAATAACCCGTTGATGCTTTTTGGGTACGGGTAATTTTGTAGTGTTATGTGTGATCTTTGCCGTTTCTACCAATGGTTCCACACGTTTTTGACGAAACAGTTTTAAAAAAAATGTTCTACGCGAATGATCTTTACATGTAAGATTATTATCTGACATATTCTGTACGCATTCCCATGTAATTGGGGTATGAACCGTGCACAGATCAGCATATTTTTGTGTCATTTCAATCGTTTTGTGAATGGAAGGCAACGTATGGTTAAGAGCGCATTTGTGGCACTCTCCTGAGATCAGTTTAATTTCCGATGCACCTTTTGCAAAGGCAAGAAGAAGCAAAGAAGGCTCAAGCCGTGCAAGGCAGTTGAGAGAAATTGCACCTTCAGACTTCGTTTCAGATTCTTTACATGTAAAGATAATTTTCGCATTCAAACCAGCCCTAGCGATCATTTCTTCTTCAAGTTGTGCATCACTTGGCGTTAGAACTTCGATAACACCCATTGGACAAACACTCGCACACGCTCCACATTGAAGACAAAGCGCAGCATCGTAAATAGGATGATTTAGGGTGAGCGTTATAGCACCTGTTGGACACGCTTCACTGCAACATTGGCACGTTGAGGCTTTATGCAAATAGCGTGTACACTGCTCTTGCGCAATGCTCACCCCTGTATTTTCTAACCTCTTGTCTTTTACCATTGCATTTTGCCTTAAAGGGGCTTATCTTTTTTTTGACTAAAAAAAGGAAATTTGATCGCACTCATTGGACACACATCCGCACAGTCACGACACTTTGTACACCTCGAAAGGGTTGAAGCCTTGGCTGGTTCATGCAGATCAATCGCCTCATTGCAGACACTTTTGCACAGCTTACACTCAATTCCTTTACTGGTTTGCAGACATTTCGTTGGATCAATTTTGGGACGTGTAAAAATATTTAAACGGCTTACCAAAGAGATCAGTGCACCTAAAGGGCAAAATTTGCTGCAAGAGTACCGATAAAATACCAACTCTAACACCAAGATCACAGGAAAGATAAGCAGCGACCATGTTGGTTCATTAAACTGTATCAATCGCCAAGCACCAATCAATACCGCAAAGGTTAACCCCACAGGACAAATCAAACAAAAGACAGGAAACCCAAAGATAAAGCTTGATGTCAAAGCGCCACCTAATACAAAATAACTGGTATCTACCGTCTTTGAAATTTTTGCAGAGGAAGTGTGTAGCTCTTTTTCCGCAGGGTCTATTTTTGGATTATTTTTAGGAAACCATTTGCGAAACAGAGGAACAGGGCATGCCCAAGCGCAAAAAATACGACCAAAAAGGATGGTAATCAACACAAATACCGCCAAAGAAATCACTACCTGAGGTATGAATGTTCTGCTGGCTAATTGCGCTTCAAGAGAGCCCAAAGGACAAATGGCGGAGATCGTTTGATACCCAAACGCAGAAATAGTTCCCGTGCCTGTGTGGAAAGCCAAACCGATGATCACCAACAGTACAAACGCTAAAATCGTCAGGGTACGAAGGGTTGATGCTTTAATTTTTTTCATATGATTGCCTCTTTTACTATGGGTCTCACTTCGATACCACGCACTGTTCCGCCGATATACGATCTTAAAACAAGGGCTGGGCATATTTTTTCACAAACGCCACATCCATTGCATTTATCAGCATCAATGATAGGTCGTTTTTGATCATCTAACGAAATCGCTTTATATTCGCATGCTTCAAAACAGAGTGTACAGCCGCCATAGTTGAGGGCAATACAGGTGTCGGTGAGGGTTGCTAGTCCAATTTTAACCGTTTGTTTATCAAAAGGCTCTAGGGCTTGTGTGGGACAGACCTCAACACATTGGTTACAAAAATCACAAAACCCGAGGTGAAACTTCATCACAGGCGTTCGCGCAGTAATAAATCCCTCTTCAATGGGAGCAACACCAATGACAGACGTGTGGCACACGCTTCTACAACGATCACATTTGATACATTTTGCCCTAAACGCATCTTCATTTTGCCCGCCTGGAGGACGAAGCAACTTTTGCGTTTTACTCTGTGCTCCAACAAACCCAAGACCAAGCATGACGACAATACCTGCGCTTGCTGAGAGGAATGAGCGACGCTGAAAGCTTTTTGAAGCTTTGGTGGTATTTTTTTCCGTATACAATTCATTCTGTTTCATTCTGGTTTCACTCTTTTCTTAGAATAGATCACGCTTCATTCTAAAAGATCGATTACGATGCATCTTTTGTGCTATTTTCGATACCCATTTCATTATTGCTTGACACCATCGTTTCGCTCAAATACTGGATCATGAGCGTATCCAAGTTTAAATATCCATGGGTTATTTTGCCAATCGCTTTGTAGAAATCAACGTGTGCACATTTTTGAATGTCGGCACAAAATTCGCTCATCCAATTAAGCAGGTGCTGTTCTAAAAACTCTTTTTGTATCTGAAGTGACACAGCAACCGAAGACCAATCCTTTAAAATGAAAGCCTCTTTGGCTTCATGGCATAAATATGCCATAAATTCCAGCTCAAGACCGACATGATCCTCAGGAATATCCAAAGCTTCATCTTTATCCAAACCTTTCTCACGGTAAAGGGCAAGCACCTTATCT from Sulfurospirillum multivorans DSM 12446 carries:
- a CDS encoding tyrosine-type recombinase/integrase; the encoded protein is MSLKDKLIKIENYTGIYFKNDKTLFDCSIVTTSELQKKVKPPYTIVLKFYEGKKLKLEQIHIADARHTMKRVCDELQAKRDTVQIEKSFKSIRPLKMTFKELFDEVDKETIVSSKWKYVRKTYVNKHLVVLFDKSIDEIEVGYLQTLYNDILRSVDKPRTAHTAKQILSAVFNYAIKRKYIKENPAKDIEIQKYDNQVYFALSDEKALKLYDVIQNLSPVNKAIFAFLINGRRRGETLKMCWEYIDFENKIYATPDTITKADKSFSYPLTEDIAIALQELGPQTSGYIFPSEQGEHRKDIRTIWEKIKKTVGAEKMRLHDMRHLIGYRASKAQLPLHIISKTLGHRSIQTTMRYANVDTDMVANLLSVVKNTSNSDKK
- a CDS encoding OprD family outer membrane porin; the encoded protein is MKLAKLSLVTIVVAGLTTSSFAADTLADAFKNGKINGEIKAYYFDREGSPNLSTAATEKINSDIFTTGIMLHYNTDAFYGFKLGATMQSSSSPFADGAIGTAGTAKDDFKNEMYGSGTVLSEAYIEYTLDKTSVKVGRQFINTPLVAGSPSRIILQSFEGAMLTNTDLPQTTIVAGVITKYQDRTDFAGNIADFQNLDSALGSYAYTLLAINKSLSNTTLTAQWLGINGNNTATGVGDFYYLEAAYANTLGEYRYGLALNHEYKVTEKLNEEDGKMYGAKASLGYGDFNTYVAYTTITKDGDIKGNSMGGGLGGGTQTVFAKGLQNKPGTFTKDTDAYSVDANYLFKNINFKLGARYTGVEDNANDKEYAYTDIYTTYTFVGALKGLSTDIMYQDWGKDADGHDFWFKANYKF
- a CDS encoding IS3 family transposase, yielding MRKKRSSFTTEFKTLVVLEALKGELTISQLAAKYTITSKNILNWKQLFLDNAALAFEANNSTKSSKAELAKLKKENEKLASKLSSLASERDYAIEKLKDLDL
- a CDS encoding 4Fe-4S binding protein, whose protein sequence is MVKDKRLENTGVSIAQEQCTRYLHKASTCQCCSEACPTGAITLTLNHPIYDAALCLQCGACASVCPMGVIEVLTPSDAQLEEEMIARAGLNAKIIFTCKESETKSEGAISLNCLARLEPSLLLLAFAKGASEIKLISGECHKCALNHTLPSIHKTIEMTQKYADLCTVHTPITWECVQNMSDNNLTCKDHSRRTFFLKLFRQKRVEPLVETAKITHNTTKLPVPKKHQRVIQSLQLLAGKIPLTRSDDTLFLSPTIDMTQCIGCTICANVCPTGALETDTSEENLRITCKRSRCVACHLCVDVCFKKAITLDAYTDLHSIFTAEHSLLYERQKSEDVLPFVAEKMSKLLGAKIYST
- a CDS encoding 4Fe-4S binding protein — its product is MKKIKASTLRTLTILAFVLLVIIGLAFHTGTGTISAFGYQTISAICPLGSLEAQLASRTFIPQVVISLAVFVLITILFGRIFCAWACPVPLFRKWFPKNNPKIDPAEKELHTSSAKISKTVDTSYFVLGGALTSSFIFGFPVFCLICPVGLTFAVLIGAWRLIQFNEPTWSLLIFPVILVLELVFYRYSCSKFCPLGALISLVSRLNIFTRPKIDPTKCLQTSKGIECKLCKSVCNEAIDLHEPAKASTLSRCTKCRDCADVCPMSAIKFPFFSQKKDKPL
- a CDS encoding 4Fe-4S dicluster domain-containing protein, with translation MKQNELYTEKNTTKASKSFQRRSFLSASAGIVVMLGLGFVGAQSKTQKLLRPPGGQNEDAFRAKCIKCDRCRSVCHTSVIGVAPIEEGFITARTPVMKFHLGFCDFCNQCVEVCPTQALEPFDKQTVKIGLATLTDTCIALNYGGCTLCFEACEYKAISLDDQKRPIIDADKCNGCGVCEKICPALVLRSYIGGTVRGIEVRPIVKEAII